The genomic segment TTGATATTTTTGACGACGTTGAAATCGGTCAAACTATTTTGATTGATGATGGTAAATTGGGTCTGACTGTTCTTGAAAAAGATGTTGCTACTCGTGAATTTGTTGTTGAAGCTCAAAATGACGGACTTGTTGGTAAACAAAAAGGTGTCAATATTCCTAACACAAAAATTCCTTTCCCAGCACTTGCTGAACGTGATAATGCAGACATCCGTTTTGGGCTTGAACAAGGCTTGAATTTTATTGCCATCTCGTTTGTACGTTCTGCTAAAGATGTTAATGAAGTACGTGCAATTTGTGAAGAAACTGGCAATGCACATGTTCAACTTCTTGCAAAAATCGAAAACCAACAAGGGATTGATAACCTTGATGAAATCATTGAAGCAGCAGATGGTATCATGATTGCTCGTGGGGACATGGGGATTGAAGTACCGTTTGAAATGGTTCCAGTTTACCAAAAATTAATTATTCGTAAAGTTAATAAAGCTGGTAAGATGGTTGTTACCGCAACGAATATGCTTGAATCAATGACTGAAAAACCCCGTGCAACTCGTTCAGAAATTTCTGACGTGTTCAACGCAGTTATTGATGGTACAGATGCTACAATGCTTTCAGGTGAGTCTGCTAATGGTAAATACCCACGCGAATCAGTTCGCACAATGGCTACTGTTAACAAAAATGCTCAAACAATGTTGAAAGAATACGGTCGTCTTCATCCAGAAAAATATGATAAAGCAACTGTAACAGAAGTTGTTGCATCATCAGTTAAAAATGCTGCTGAAGCAATGGATATCAAGTTGATTGTTGCTTTGACTGAGTCAGGTAACACAGCGCGTTTGATTTCTAAACATCGTCCAGACGCTGATATTTTGGCTGTTACATTTGACGAAAAAGTTGAACGTGGCTTGATGATTAATTGGGGAGTTATTCCATTGTTGACTGAAAAACCTGCTTCAACTGATGATATGTTTGAAGTAGCTGAAAAAGCGGCTTTGGCTTCTGGTTTAGTTGAATCTGGTGATAATATTATCATCGTTGCTGGTGTACCAGTTGGTTCAGGACGCACAAATACAATGCGTATTCGTACAGTTAAATAAACCTAAAGAAAAAAAGAATATGACAAATAAGTCTGTCAATATTGACAGACTTTATTTCCTGATACAATGTCAAATATTTTTGACAAAAATAGCTCAATCTGTTCTTTAAGCAATGCTAAATAAGGGTAGATATTCACTAAATTAAAACATAAACTCATTCGTAATTTGAAAGGAATCAAAGAAATCATGGCTGAAAAACAACGTAAAAAAGTAATCCTCGTTGGTGATGGTGCAGTAGGTTCATCATATGCTTTTGCGCTCGTAAACCAAGGAATTGCCCAAGAATTGGGAATCGTTGATATTTTTAAAGAAAAAACTCAAGGAGATGCAGAAGATCTTTCTCATGCATTGGCATTTACTTCGCCTAAAAAAATCTACTCTGCAGATTACTCTGATGCTCATGATGCTGACCTTGTTGTCTTGACTTCTGGAGCACCACAAAAACCAGGTGAAACTCGTCTTGATTTAGTTGAAAAAAATCTTCGTATTACTAAAGATGTTGTTACTAAAATTGTAGATTCAGGATTTAAAGGAATTTTTCTTGTTGCCGCTAATCCAGTAGATATTTTGACTTATGCAACATGGAAATTCTCTGGTTTCCCTAAAAACCGTGTTGTAGGTTCAGGAACATCACTTGATACTGCTCGTTTCCGTCAAGCCTTGGGAGAAAAAGTTGGCGTTGATGCTCGTTCAATTCATGCGTATATCATGGGTGAACATGGTGATTCAGAGTTTGCTGTTTGGTCACATGCCAATGTTGCGGGTGTTAAATTAGAACAATGGTTCCAAGAAAATAAATATCTCAATGAAGAAGAAATTGTTGAACTGTTCGAATCTGTTCGTGATGCCGCTTATTCAATCATTGCCAAAAAAGGTGCAACTTTCTATGGTGTAGCAGTAGCTCTTGCTCGTATCACAAAAGCAATCCTTGACGACGAACATTCTGTTTTGCCAGTATCTGTTTTTCAAGATGGCCAATATGGAATTGACGATTGCTACTTGGGTCAACCAGCAGTTGTCGGAGCTGAAGGTGTTGTGAATCCAATTCATATCCCATTGAATGATGCTGAAATGCAAAAAATGCAAGCCTCTGGTGCACAATTGAAATCAATTATTGAAGAAGCTTTTCAAAAAGAAGAATTTGCTTCAGCGATAAAAAACTAATTTTTGATAATTATTAACTTTATAAGAGTTTATGGTGGAATTATTTTCTGCCATGAACTTTTTTATTTATAAAAATATATTTCATTTAATATTATTGATAAGTTATTGCAATTGTATATAAAAAAGAATATAATTGTGGATACTTTGGTACATACTTTATAATAGTGATTTCAGAGTGAAGAAACCAGATGATTGACTGAAAATAAATGTATTAGCTTTTGTTAAGTGAAATTTTTAGTGGGGAAAAATATGATGAAAGTAATTATTGCTATAACAGCAGATAGTATGGTCGAGCCTTCTAGAGTTATCAATCAGAATTTTGCTGATTTTGCTCCAAGAGATTTGAAAGAAGTGATTATTGAAGCGGGAGGAATTCCGATTATATTACCGTTTCCTGAGAATGTGAGTCTTGCTGACGAGTTTGCCAGAGAAGCTGTGAGATTATTTGATGGGTTGATTATTCCAGGCGGTCCAGATATTGATCCAACTTTTTTTGGTGAGGAGCCAATTCGTGAAATAGGTCGTACAGCTTATCAACGCGATTATTATGAAATTGCTCTAGTGAAAGCTGCAAGGAAAGCAAATAAACCTATATTTGGGATTTGTCGTGGTTTACAACTTATTAATGTGGCATTTGGAGGGACACTCTATCAAGATTTGGCCGTACAAAATCTGGGGAGCAATCTCAAACACAGTCAATCTGCACCAGGCGGTTTCCCAACACATCACGTAAAAATTGACGAGTCAAGTCATTTGTATGAAACTTTTGGGTCTGAGGCTTATGTTAACTCGCGCCATCATCAGGCTGTTAAAGATTTAGCGAAAGGTTTTAATGTGATTGCAACAGCTTATGATGGAGTTGTTGAGGCGATTGAATCAAAGGAAGAAGATATTTTAGCGGTTCAGTGGCATCCAGAGAATATGTGGCGTTCAAATAAGTTGCAACTAGAGATTTTTGAGCACTTTGTAGAGTGTTGTGAGAAATCAAAGATAAATTAGAATAAAAAACAACACGGTTACTTTATTTTATATTTTTACAGGCTTTGAGGAGCTAGTTGTCGTAGCTGGTGATATGGAAAATCCAAAGAAAATTTTGCCTCGTATTTTTATATTGACGACATTTGCCATCGTGGTATTCTATGTTTTAATACAAGTAGTGGCAGTTGGTATTTTAGAAAGCCATTCGTTATCAGCAAGTTCAGTGCCTATTCAAGATGCTTTTGAAAAAGTTGCAGGAAGTTTTGATAGAGATCTAATTGCAGCTGGAGTAGTGCTTTCAACAGGAGGATTGCTTTATTTGAAGGATGCTTTAACCGAAAATAAAATGCTATCTAAAGTGGTTGCGAGAAGAAATAGATTTAATGCACCTTGTATTTTTATTATTATTATTCCTAGTATCATTGTTCTTGTAATCGCATGGTCAGGTGCTTTTTCTCAGCTTGCTCTGATTTCAGCACTTTCGCACTTTGCTCAATATGTCCCGACTTGTCTCGCTGTTTTGGTCTTTGCAAAAACTAAAAAAGAGGTTAAACAGTCTTTTAGATTGCCGTTTGGTTAGGTTATTCCTAGTGTGGCTATTTTAGTCAGTATCTGATTACTCACACAGGTTGAAGTTGAACAATTGCTTTGGGAATTTGGAGCATTGGTTGTTGTTATTCCTTTTTATTTTATCACTGGACTATATAAACGAAAAAAAGAATAAATTTATTCTTGACAGAAAATAATGTTTATGCTAAAATTCAGATAATTTAAAATAATTTAAAAATAGAGATGAAAGAGTAATTTGTTTGTAG from the Lactococcus allomyrinae genome contains:
- a CDS encoding gamma-glutamyl-gamma-aminobutyrate hydrolase family protein, translating into MKVIIAITADSMVEPSRVINQNFADFAPRDLKEVIIEAGGIPIILPFPENVSLADEFAREAVRLFDGLIIPGGPDIDPTFFGEEPIREIGRTAYQRDYYEIALVKAARKANKPIFGICRGLQLINVAFGGTLYQDLAVQNLGSNLKHSQSAPGGFPTHHVKIDESSHLYETFGSEAYVNSRHHQAVKDLAKGFNVIATAYDGVVEAIESKEEDILAVQWHPENMWRSNKLQLEIFEHFVECCEKSKIN
- a CDS encoding L-lactate dehydrogenase — encoded protein: MAEKQRKKVILVGDGAVGSSYAFALVNQGIAQELGIVDIFKEKTQGDAEDLSHALAFTSPKKIYSADYSDAHDADLVVLTSGAPQKPGETRLDLVEKNLRITKDVVTKIVDSGFKGIFLVAANPVDILTYATWKFSGFPKNRVVGSGTSLDTARFRQALGEKVGVDARSIHAYIMGEHGDSEFAVWSHANVAGVKLEQWFQENKYLNEEEIVELFESVRDAAYSIIAKKGATFYGVAVALARITKAILDDEHSVLPVSVFQDGQYGIDDCYLGQPAVVGAEGVVNPIHIPLNDAEMQKMQASGAQLKSIIEEAFQKEEFASAIKN
- the pyk gene encoding pyruvate kinase; amino-acid sequence: MNKRVKIVSTLGPAVETRGGKKFGEKGYWGEELDVETSAKTIASLIQEGADVFRFNFSHGDHPEQGARMATVRRAEEIAGRKVGFLLDTKGPEMRTEVYEDGADEYKFLTGDKFRVATKQGLTSTVEKIALNVAGGLDIFDDVEIGQTILIDDGKLGLTVLEKDVATREFVVEAQNDGLVGKQKGVNIPNTKIPFPALAERDNADIRFGLEQGLNFIAISFVRSAKDVNEVRAICEETGNAHVQLLAKIENQQGIDNLDEIIEAADGIMIARGDMGIEVPFEMVPVYQKLIIRKVNKAGKMVVTATNMLESMTEKPRATRSEISDVFNAVIDGTDATMLSGESANGKYPRESVRTMATVNKNAQTMLKEYGRLHPEKYDKATVTEVVASSVKNAAEAMDIKLIVALTESGNTARLISKHRPDADILAVTFDEKVERGLMINWGVIPLLTEKPASTDDMFEVAEKAALASGLVESGDNIIIVAGVPVGSGRTNTMRIRTVK